The proteins below come from a single Lepeophtheirus salmonis chromosome 4, UVic_Lsal_1.4, whole genome shotgun sequence genomic window:
- the LOC121116407 gene encoding facilitated trehalose transporter Tret1 isoform X2 produces MEVEFQLDSKSEEASWIASIINLGQIFGALFFGAISGLIGRRMTLVFQSIPLVLGWLLIGISDGNFVIIIFGRILGGIGLISTVSQMYLVEIADSNNRGQFGALGAVFVSVGITKVYILGALLNWRTVCLICGVQPVLYILVLLFYLPETPLYLASKDKFQKTEKVLKWLRGPKYDICTELEGLKSAEKNDNERYLDKLRKFSKPSAYNPMIVLTVLFALQQWTGSYAVIFYSVNIFKDVGISGNGLEYIPSILVGFIRIIGTIIGTILLKKLGRRTLLIISSGIAGVILCLLALTLYFMSIKNVEDKWMLLLPALEVIMYILAYGIGLGIVPWILIGELCTTELKGVISGIATCSCYLNIFITVKLFPQSILSIGSHGTFLVFAVFCLASIIFAVLKVPETKGKSMQEIQAYFNHAVHDSGECS; encoded by the exons ATGGAAGTTGAATTTCAACTTGATAGTAAATCGGAAGAAGCTTCTTGGATTG CAAGTATAATTAATCTTGGACAAATATTTGGAGCACTATTTTTTGGAGCTATTTCAGGCCTGATAGGGCGTCGAATGACATTAGTTTTTCAATCCATTCCTTTAGTACTTGGATGGCTTCTAATTGGTATATCTGATGGAAATTTCGTGATTATAATTTTCGGACGTATTTTGGGTGGAATTGGTCTTATATCCACTGTTAGTCAAATGTATCTAGTAGAAATTGCAGATTCAAATAACAGAGGACAATTTGGTGCTCTTGGTGCCGTATTCGTGAGTGTTGGAATAACAAAAGTGTATATTCTAGGAGCTCTATTAAACTGGAGAACGGTTTGCCTCATTTGTGGAGTGCAACCGGTTCTGTATATATTGGTATTATTATTCTACCTCCCTGAAACTCCACTCTATCTAGCATCCAAAGACAAGTTTCAGAAAACGGAGaaa GTTTTAAAATGGTTAAGAGGTCCCAAGTACGATATATGTACGGAGTTGGAAGGATTAAAGTCagcagaaaaaaatgataacgaAAGATATTTGGATAAGCTTCGGAAGTTTTCCAAGCCATCAGCATATAATCCTATGATTGTTCTTACAGTCTTATTTGCACTTCAGCAATGGACCGGAAGTTACGCAGTCATTTTTTATTccgttaatatttttaaag ATGTTGGAATATCAGGGAATGGTCTCGAATATATTCCTAGTATTCTGGTTGGATTTATTCGGATAATTGGAACAATCATAGGcacaattttattgaagaagCTGGGTCGAAGAACTTTACTCATTATTTCATCAGGGATTGCAGGCGTTATTCTCTGTCTCCTAGCACTCACCTTATATTTCATGTCGATCAAAAATGTTGAAGATAAATGGATGCTTCTATTACCAGCATTGGAAGTCATTATGTATATCCTTGCCTATGGTATAGGATTAGGAATTGTTCCATGGATTCTAATAGGAGAGCTCTGTACCACAGAG ttaaaGGGAGTTATATCTGGAATTGCAACTTGTTCTTGCTACCTAAATATATTCATCACTGTCAAACTCTTTCCACAAAGCATTCTCAGCATAGGAAGTCATGGAACATTCCTTGTCTTTGCAGTCTTTTGCCTCGCTTCCATTATCTTTGCAGTTTTGAAAGTACCGGAGACTAAAGGAAAATCTATGCAAGAAATTCAGGCTTATTTCAACCATGCAGTACATGATTCTGGAGAATGCTCCTAA
- the LOC121116407 gene encoding facilitated trehalose transporter Tret1 isoform X1, producing MEATIDGNKPGRNQFIAAFLTAALGSTSIGAVFGFSAILLPQMEVEFQLDSKSEEASWIASIINLGQIFGALFFGAISGLIGRRMTLVFQSIPLVLGWLLIGISDGNFVIIIFGRILGGIGLISTVSQMYLVEIADSNNRGQFGALGAVFVSVGITKVYILGALLNWRTVCLICGVQPVLYILVLLFYLPETPLYLASKDKFQKTEKVLKWLRGPKYDICTELEGLKSAEKNDNERYLDKLRKFSKPSAYNPMIVLTVLFALQQWTGSYAVIFYSVNIFKDVGISGNGLEYIPSILVGFIRIIGTIIGTILLKKLGRRTLLIISSGIAGVILCLLALTLYFMSIKNVEDKWMLLLPALEVIMYILAYGIGLGIVPWILIGELCTTELKGVISGIATCSCYLNIFITVKLFPQSILSIGSHGTFLVFAVFCLASIIFAVLKVPETKGKSMQEIQAYFNHAVHDSGECS from the exons ttcATAGCTGCATTTCTTACAGCTGCTCTTGGATCTACAAGCATAGGAGCAGTCTTTGGTTTCAGTGCCATTTTGTTACCCCAAATGGAAGTTGAATTTCAACTTGATAGTAAATCGGAAGAAGCTTCTTGGATTG CAAGTATAATTAATCTTGGACAAATATTTGGAGCACTATTTTTTGGAGCTATTTCAGGCCTGATAGGGCGTCGAATGACATTAGTTTTTCAATCCATTCCTTTAGTACTTGGATGGCTTCTAATTGGTATATCTGATGGAAATTTCGTGATTATAATTTTCGGACGTATTTTGGGTGGAATTGGTCTTATATCCACTGTTAGTCAAATGTATCTAGTAGAAATTGCAGATTCAAATAACAGAGGACAATTTGGTGCTCTTGGTGCCGTATTCGTGAGTGTTGGAATAACAAAAGTGTATATTCTAGGAGCTCTATTAAACTGGAGAACGGTTTGCCTCATTTGTGGAGTGCAACCGGTTCTGTATATATTGGTATTATTATTCTACCTCCCTGAAACTCCACTCTATCTAGCATCCAAAGACAAGTTTCAGAAAACGGAGaaa GTTTTAAAATGGTTAAGAGGTCCCAAGTACGATATATGTACGGAGTTGGAAGGATTAAAGTCagcagaaaaaaatgataacgaAAGATATTTGGATAAGCTTCGGAAGTTTTCCAAGCCATCAGCATATAATCCTATGATTGTTCTTACAGTCTTATTTGCACTTCAGCAATGGACCGGAAGTTACGCAGTCATTTTTTATTccgttaatatttttaaag ATGTTGGAATATCAGGGAATGGTCTCGAATATATTCCTAGTATTCTGGTTGGATTTATTCGGATAATTGGAACAATCATAGGcacaattttattgaagaagCTGGGTCGAAGAACTTTACTCATTATTTCATCAGGGATTGCAGGCGTTATTCTCTGTCTCCTAGCACTCACCTTATATTTCATGTCGATCAAAAATGTTGAAGATAAATGGATGCTTCTATTACCAGCATTGGAAGTCATTATGTATATCCTTGCCTATGGTATAGGATTAGGAATTGTTCCATGGATTCTAATAGGAGAGCTCTGTACCACAGAG ttaaaGGGAGTTATATCTGGAATTGCAACTTGTTCTTGCTACCTAAATATATTCATCACTGTCAAACTCTTTCCACAAAGCATTCTCAGCATAGGAAGTCATGGAACATTCCTTGTCTTTGCAGTCTTTTGCCTCGCTTCCATTATCTTTGCAGTTTTGAAAGTACCGGAGACTAAAGGAAAATCTATGCAAGAAATTCAGGCTTATTTCAACCATGCAGTACATGATTCTGGAGAATGCTCCTAA